One bacterium genomic window, CATCACATCGGTGAACGTACCCCCGATATCCACGCCGAGCCGATAGCGTCCCACCATCCGATCCGACCTCCTGTCACGACATTTCGCCGCGCCGGGCCGCGGGACGATGCGTTCCACATCGCCAAACCTGCGCCATCAAGCGCCGTGCCCTAGACATCGCTCGCTACGGCTACGTTCGGGACTGGCTCGCGCGCTCTTCAGCCTGCCGCATCCGCGGCCGCCGCGCGGGGCCGATCGATTAGCCGACGCTCATCAACCCGCTGGTGTCCATCTTCGTCGTCAGTCGCTCCCCGCCGCCCTCGCTCACCCGGACGAGATCCTCTACGTGAAAGCGGCCGAGTCCCTTGAACGCGTGCAAGATCTCGACGCACATCAGCATGTTCGGTGCGAGCGTTTCTTCCTCGTATGGATTGAGAATCGGGTATTCGTGCAGCCGAAGACCGAGGCTGTGACCGATCGCATCCATCGAAAACTCGAGACCAAGCTCCTTGCCGACCGCGACGGACTCGCGGTACAGGTCGGATGCACGTCGTCCCGGCTTCATCCGCGCGATCATCTCGCGCTGCAGCGTGATGAGCTTCTGGTACGCGTCGCGCTGCGCCGCGGACGGCTCCCCGACGACCGCCATGCGCCCGAAGTCAGTGTAGTACCCGCGGAAACACCCGACCATATCCAGTCGCATGATCTGACCCGGTCCCACTCGGCTGTCGTCCGGCACGGAGTGAGCGATCATCGTCCGCTCGGGCCCGGAAGCGAAGCTGTAGAAAGGCACCCAGTCGGCACCGCCGGCCAACAGGTTCTGCGCCAGGCGATGGGCAATCGAGCGCTCGGTCTCGCCGGCCTTGGTCGCGCGATACCCGGCCTCGACCGCTGTCTCCCAGACGGCGGCGATCTCCGTCATGTGCCGGATCTCGTTGTTCGTCTTCACCATCCGAGACCGGTCCAACACCGTCTCGGCGTCAAGGATCTCGAGGTGGGGCAGTGCGCGCCGCAGCGCATCGGCATCCCGTCCGGGCAGATATCCCATCTCCACCCAGATCCGCCCGCGATCGAGTCCCCGCTCCTTCAACGCGCGCACTGACCCGTCGATCGGCAGTACCGCGTGCTCGGTGTACGGCACGATCTCATCGATCCACGACTGCGTGCGGGCCGTGTGTTCGACGACCGTGCTCACGACAAAGAAAGGTGTTCCCTCACGCCGGTATACCGCGAACGCGAGCCGATCGCTGATCATTCGCTGGCTGATGATGAACACCCCGGCCAAGTGCTGCACGTTCTCGGGGGAAACCCCGATCACCGCATCCACCCCCGCCGCAGTCATGTCCTGCCGCAATCCAGTTTCGAGATACTGACGCTTCGTCACGCTCGACCTCCTCGCCCGCGATATTCCCCGATCCCGAGCTCCTCGATCGCAGCCCGCGCTATCCTCGCCGCGACGCGCATCCCACCGGCGCATCCGCCCCGGGCCCTGCCCCGGCTCGGCGGGATGGCCGGAGCCACATCGCGTGCCG contains:
- a CDS encoding Xaa-Pro peptidase family protein — encoded protein: MTKRQYLETGLRQDMTAAGVDAVIGVSPENVQHLAGVFIISQRMISDRLAFAVYRREGTPFFVVSTVVEHTARTQSWIDEIVPYTEHAVLPIDGSVRALKERGLDRGRIWVEMGYLPGRDADALRRALPHLEILDAETVLDRSRMVKTNNEIRHMTEIAAVWETAVEAGYRATKAGETERSIAHRLAQNLLAGGADWVPFYSFASGPERTMIAHSVPDDSRVGPGQIMRLDMVGCFRGYYTDFGRMAVVGEPSAAQRDAYQKLITLQREMIARMKPGRRASDLYRESVAVGKELGLEFSMDAIGHSLGLRLHEYPILNPYEEETLAPNMLMCVEILHAFKGLGRFHVEDLVRVSEGGGERLTTKMDTSGLMSVG